The proteins below come from a single Streptomyces sp. B3I8 genomic window:
- a CDS encoding DUF6344 domain-containing protein: MARTTVMKLWTAVVTAFLALCTTLGLITTTAAASVPRSEPARNTGATTAVAPAPQPALPPKTWDRSLPPTMKQRIRAEAHGSSPSCRRHRPTDATAFDAPACDTATAHASTALRSAEPPAAHATPPAAAAPPVRPRHPLQR, translated from the coding sequence ATGGCCCGCACCACGGTCATGAAGCTGTGGACCGCCGTCGTCACCGCCTTCCTGGCGCTGTGCACGACCCTCGGACTGATCACGACGACCGCCGCCGCGTCCGTACCCCGCAGCGAGCCGGCGCGCAACACCGGCGCCACGACGGCGGTCGCCCCGGCACCGCAGCCGGCGCTCCCACCCAAAACCTGGGACAGGTCCCTGCCCCCCACGATGAAGCAACGCATCCGCGCCGAGGCGCACGGTTCCTCCCCGTCCTGCCGCCGCCACCGCCCCACCGACGCCACGGCCTTCGACGCCCCCGCCTGCGACACCGCCACGGCCCATGCCTCCACCGCTCTCCGCTCCGCCGAGCCCCCCGCCGCACACGCGACCCCACCGGCTGCCGCCGCCCCGCCCGTCCGCCCCCGCCACCCCCTGCAGCGCTGA
- a CDS encoding DLW-39 family protein: MKKLLLVALAAIGGLLVYRQIQADRAEQDLWTEATDSVPTGS; encoded by the coding sequence GTGAAGAAGCTTCTCCTGGTCGCACTGGCCGCCATCGGCGGGCTCCTCGTGTACCGCCAGATCCAGGCGGATCGCGCCGAGCAGGATCTGTGGACGGAGGCGACCGACTCCGTGCCCACGGGTTCGTGA